The following proteins are encoded in a genomic region of Ananas comosus cultivar F153 linkage group 25, ASM154086v1, whole genome shotgun sequence:
- the LOC109729020 gene encoding uncharacterized protein LOC109729020 isoform X1 — protein sequence MTMYEQDQDSLRWGGFDPFHDPFSSIGYCGGTTQTDDTYYNVPYAREEVSWPSHADDEHLGMSALTHNDFFDLSIRNYSLGNEGGEVEAEDMEPSSSCSSPGEKSYEEDWSLELADDFSEIDGEVGKRLNQMVPIPHVPRINGEIPSVDEATSDHQRLIDRLQLYDLVELKVEGDGNCQFRALSDQFYRSPEHHKFVRQQVVNQLESHPEIYEGYVPMAYNDYLKKLSKSGEWGDHVTLQAAADSYGVKIFVITSFKDTCYIEILPNVQKSKRVIFLSFWAEVHYNSIYPEGDLPTSRTKKKKRWWRFGNKH from the exons CATTGGGTATTGTGGAGGCACCACTCAAACTGATGACACCTATTACAACGTTCCTTATGCTAGAGAAG AAGTATCATGGCCTTCACATGCAGATGATGAGCATTTGGGGATGTCTGCTCTGACACATAATGATTTCTTCGACTTGTCGATCAGGAACTATAGTTTAG GCAATGAGGGTGGCGAAGTAGAGGCAGAGGATATGGAACCCTCAAGTTCATGTTCAAGTCCAGGGGAAAAGTCATATGAAGAGGACTGGTCTTTAGAGCTTGCAGATGATTTTTCTGAAATAGATGGTGAAGTAGGAAAGAGATTGAATCAGATGGTTCCCATTCCT CATGTTCCTAGAATAAATGGAGAAATTCCATCTGTTGATGAAGCCACTTCGGATCATCAAAGGTTGATCGATAG GTTGCAATTGTATGATCTAGTGGAGCTTAAGGTTGAGGGAGATGGTAACTGTCAG TTCCGGGCACTATCTGATCAGTTTTACCGTAGTCCTGAACACCACAAATTTGTGAGGCAGCAAGTGGTCAATCAG CTTGAGTCCCACCCTGAGATCTACGAGGGATATGTTCCCATGGCATATAACGACTATTTGAAAAAGCTGTCAAA AAGCGGTGAATGGGGTGATCATGTAACATTACAGGCGGCTGCTGACTCG TATGGTGTCAAAATTTTTGTTATAACATCATTCAAGGATACTTGTTACATCGAGATTCTGCCCAATGTTCAGAAGTCTAAACGAG TTATATTCTTGAGCTTTTGGGCTGAGGTGCATTACAACTCAATTTATCCCGAAGGGG ATCTCCCGACCTCgcggacgaagaagaagaaaaggtggTGGCGCTTCGGAAATAAGCACTGA
- the LOC109729020 gene encoding uncharacterized protein LOC109729020 isoform X2 yields the protein MTMYEQDQDSLRWGGFDPFHDPFSSIGYCGGTTQTDDTYYNVPYAREEVSWPSHADDEHLGMSALTHNDFFDLSIRNYSLGNEGGEVEAEDMEPSSSCSSPGEKSYEEDWSLELADDFSEIDGEVGKRLNQMVPIPHVPRINGEIPSVDEATSDHQRLIDRLQLYDLVELKVEGDGNCQFRALSDQFYRSPEHHKFVRQQVVNQLESHPEIYEGYVPMAYNDYLKKLSKSGEWGDHVTLQAAADSLYS from the exons CATTGGGTATTGTGGAGGCACCACTCAAACTGATGACACCTATTACAACGTTCCTTATGCTAGAGAAG AAGTATCATGGCCTTCACATGCAGATGATGAGCATTTGGGGATGTCTGCTCTGACACATAATGATTTCTTCGACTTGTCGATCAGGAACTATAGTTTAG GCAATGAGGGTGGCGAAGTAGAGGCAGAGGATATGGAACCCTCAAGTTCATGTTCAAGTCCAGGGGAAAAGTCATATGAAGAGGACTGGTCTTTAGAGCTTGCAGATGATTTTTCTGAAATAGATGGTGAAGTAGGAAAGAGATTGAATCAGATGGTTCCCATTCCT CATGTTCCTAGAATAAATGGAGAAATTCCATCTGTTGATGAAGCCACTTCGGATCATCAAAGGTTGATCGATAG GTTGCAATTGTATGATCTAGTGGAGCTTAAGGTTGAGGGAGATGGTAACTGTCAG TTCCGGGCACTATCTGATCAGTTTTACCGTAGTCCTGAACACCACAAATTTGTGAGGCAGCAAGTGGTCAATCAG CTTGAGTCCCACCCTGAGATCTACGAGGGATATGTTCCCATGGCATATAACGACTATTTGAAAAAGCTGTCAAA AAGCGGTGAATGGGGTGATCATGTAACATTACAGGCGGCTGCTGACTCG TTATATTCTTGA